Below is a window of Clostridiales bacterium DNA.
AATGGTTTGAACCCATATATCTTTTGAATTTATAGGACAGTTGTCCTGTAAAAAATAAAAAGGAGTGTGTAACCCTATGAAGAAGATCTTGGCTCTGGTTATTGCCCTGGCTCTGTGTCTCGGCTGCGCTTCCGCGTTCGCGGATACCGTCGGTGTTTCCATGCCGACCAAGGATCTGCAGCGTTGGAATCAGGATGGTGCCAACATGGAAGCCCTGCTGAAGGATGCCGGCTATGATGTCGACCTTCAGTTCGCCTCCAACGACGTTCAGCAGCAGCTGAACCAGGTAACGAACATGATCAACAACGGCTGCAAGGTCGTCGTGATCGCCGCCATCCAGGGCGATGCTCTGGGTTCTGCGCTGGAACTGGCCAATGAAAAGGGCGTCAAAGTCATCGCTTATGACCGCCTGCTGATGGCCTCTGAGTTCGTTGACTACTATGCCACCTTCGACAACTACATGGTCGGCACCGTGCAGGGCACCTATGTGAAGGAACAGCTGGACCTGGACAATGCGGAAGGCCCCTTCAACCTCGAAATCACCGCTGGCGACCCCGGTGACAACAACGCCCTTTACTTCTATCAGGGTGCAATCGATGTCCTGAAGCCCTACATCGACGCTGGCAAGCTGGTCATCCCGTCCAGCCAGTTCGAATTCGCTGATGTTGCCACCCCCAGCTGGAAGACTGACGTTGCCCAGACCCGTGCGGACGGCATCCTGGCTTCCTTCTATGCCGGCGGCGAAAACATCGATGCCTGGCTGTGCTCCAACGACTCCACCGCCCTGGGCGTCACCCTCGCTCTGGAAGCGAACTACGATGGCGAATGGCCGATCATCACCGGTCAGGACTGCGACGTTTCCAACACCAACAACATGATCGATGGCAAACAGTCCATGTCCGTATTCAAGGACACCCGGACCCTGGCTGCTCAGGTCGTGAAGATGGTTGGCCAGATCCTGAAGGGTGAAGAGGTTGACGTCAACGACACCGAAACCTATAACAACGGCGTCAAGGTCGTTCCTTCCTTCCTGTGCGAGCCCGTATTCGCGGATGCCAACAACTACAAGACCCTGCTGATCGATTCCGGCTACTACATTGAGACGGCTGACGGTCACGTTGACAAGCTTCCCGAATAATTGAACCCGAATCCGATTTTGTCCTGGATGCAGGCGGGCAAGGCCCGCCTGCATCCTTTAGGAATTCTGAGATTTCTCACCGCTCAAACGTCCTGCAGACCGTGGGACGGTCTGAAAGGAAAGCTGGAGGAGAGCCATGGCAAAAATATTGCTGGAAATGCGGAACATTACCAAAACATTCCCGGGTGTCAAGGCCCTTGACAACGTGAATTTTCAGGTGGAAGAAGGGGAAATCCATGCGCTGGTCGGTGAAAACGGCGCCGGAAAATCCACCCTCATGAATGTATTGAGTGGCATTTACCCCTACGGCACCTATGAAGGGGACATCGTCTACGATGGAAAAGTCTGCCAGTTCCATACGATTAAAGACTCCGAAAAACTGGGCATCGTCATCATCCACCAGGAGCTGGCGCTGGTTCCGGAAATGACGATCGGCGAAAATATGTACCTGGGCAATGAATGCGGTCACAAATTCGCCATCAACTGGAATAAAACCTATTCTGAAGCTGATAAATACCTGAAGATGGTCGGGCTTTCCGAAAGTTCCAAGACATTGATCAAGGATATCGGTACCGGCAAACAGCAGCTGGTGGAAATTGCGAAGGCCCTGGCCAAGAACGCGAAGCTGCTGATCCTGGACGAGCCCACATCCTCCCTGAACGAAGAAGATTCCCGCGCGCTGCTCGACCTCATGCTCGAGTTCAAAAAGCAGGGGATGACCATGATCATCATCTCCCATAAGCTGAATGAGGTCGCCTACGTAGCGGATACGATAACGGTGGTCCGCGATGGAGCCACGATTGAAACAATCGATAATCGGGGAACGGAGCCGGTCTCCGAGGAACGGATTATCAAAGGAATGGTCGGCCGTGAAATGACGAACCGGTTCCCCAAACGGGAAGGGGTTCAGATCGGCGACATCAAAATGGAAATCAGCAACTGGACCGTTCATCATCCGCTCTATCCGGAGCGCAAGGTGGTGGACAATGTTTCCATGTATGTCCGCAAAGGCGAAGTCGTAGGAATCTACGGCCTGATGGGTGCCGGACGGACAGAGCTGGGCATGAGCATCTTCGGTCAGAGCTACGGTGTCAACTTTTCCGGCAAGCTGAAAATTGA
It encodes the following:
- a CDS encoding sugar-binding protein, with protein sequence MKKILALVIALALCLGCASAFADTVGVSMPTKDLQRWNQDGANMEALLKDAGYDVDLQFASNDVQQQLNQVTNMINNGCKVVVIAAIQGDALGSALELANEKGVKVIAYDRLLMASEFVDYYATFDNYMVGTVQGTYVKEQLDLDNAEGPFNLEITAGDPGDNNALYFYQGAIDVLKPYIDAGKLVIPSSQFEFADVATPSWKTDVAQTRADGILASFYAGGENIDAWLCSNDSTALGVTLALEANYDGEWPIITGQDCDVSNTNNMIDGKQSMSVFKDTRTLAAQVVKMVGQILKGEEVDVNDTETYNNGVKVVPSFLCEPVFADANNYKTLLIDSGYYIETADGHVDKLPE
- a CDS encoding ATP-binding cassette domain-containing protein, which translates into the protein MAKILLEMRNITKTFPGVKALDNVNFQVEEGEIHALVGENGAGKSTLMNVLSGIYPYGTYEGDIVYDGKVCQFHTIKDSEKLGIVIIHQELALVPEMTIGENMYLGNECGHKFAINWNKTYSEADKYLKMVGLSESSKTLIKDIGTGKQQLVEIAKALAKNAKLLILDEPTSSLNEEDSRALLDLMLEFKKQGMTMIIISHKLNEVAYVADTITVVRDGATIETIDNRGTEPVSEERIIKGMVGREMTNRFPKREGVQIGDIKMEISNWTVHHPLYPERKVVDNVSMYVRKGEVVGIYGLMGAGRTELGMSIFGQSYGVNFSGKLKIDGKDVHLKKSEADAIKHKIAYVTEDRKGNGLVLSQSIKVNTSLANLDEISSHTVIDGDKEYAVAEEYRDKLKIKTPSVEQLVGNLSGGNQQKVLLAKWMFAHPDIMILDEPTRGIDVGAKYEIYCIINDLAAEGKSVIMISSELPEVLGMSDRIYIMNEGKFVGEMKAEEATQESIMAVILQSGRGD